tctgacacagtatttacagtttggtgcagtttttgtccgcaagtgctaactgacgcttatggaaggtacaaattcattgtttttcacagcagctgctgggaagaggttatattaggttttttcttccctcttctgattcatgcagcgtgttgatttacacaaGTCCTTATATcaagtcctgacaaaaaactattaaaggtttggttctgcagtttccttttttctccctttggagaaagaaaggaaacctaatcagttctgtgctgcacagaaatattaaaacacttgttgttttctaaaatatcagcagctaaaacattttaaacttttgagagtaattggttttgttaaacacattttccttggtaaaacaaacctttaaaatgagaatgaaaaattgggttatttagaaagaatctgattggacagtggtaccacacataAATttaactaatctcatgcttcctaaaagactctgcatagaaaaggccttcagaaccgtggagttattttccaccacagtaacaagttgtttaagcatgctttttctttattttaaaacagatctgtattttttgttttgttttgtttttggctttttaacataatgattgtctgaagcttcttatgaactgggttagaagcaaatatgatctgaggtaaattaggagctgtgaactaataattttaaatctgattattgtccaagcagaaataatatatttagccaatccttcaatctctgcagaaagttaacaccattgttcaatgcagtagtactcaacttgtggttcctggactcctgaagcccgtaagccatagattttgggtccataaaattataagacttaattaaaggtaggccgattacttattaaaatagatctaagccaatgatgagttccagtcatttgttggctttgaaatgcaataatactcaaaatttctactctggggaacacagattggggttgaagagttttgttttggaaccaaggttaggatttttataacagaatcaagacaagtaaaatccttcattttaggaaaagaaaagaaataaaggccctctcaacactaaagaggatggtcggctcaaactccagtctccttgtttgatttcttagggtttaaagattaaaataatacatatgagtagaaaggtacacaaggtgatttcagattactaagagataaaatattggaacatttatcagcatttggattgtaaaagaggggttctagtaatatctatctatctatctatcattgTTCActcattaagtgaaacacattatatagattaactgcacaccaactgatgttttcaagtctttattttcaaatttttcttttttttttaccgtgtcctgtccggcagagtagcgctcagaagtGTTGCCTGGTGGGCCAAAAAGAAGCCCACCAGATTtgctttcacaagtggagcatatatatatatatatatatatatatatatatatatataaacttaatttaaaaactactttgggattatttcatgTGCAATGGACACGGAAATGAAAAGGGAaagaagaagcaagaaagagagagaggtggggcaaaaaggaaatcAGGGGAGAAGAGGGGAATAAGAAGGACAAAGAGATTACAAgaacaccctagaagactgcatCTACACCTGCAAAAACATATTTGACAGCAGGATTGTTACCGAAAATGCACGGTACTaataaatgcaagatgtatttagtggcgaATGCAGCTCAatacagaacatctgtgtatctgttaacacctgcatccaaaaatgtatgtttggatgcttgttgcatttgttttatatagggtttctccataaaaatgaGCAATAGCAAGtatgaggagccacagacctgccccctggacctgagacagacacagaggagatctgagccacagatatCCAAATATCATATGCAGAAACGAGTCCTACTACagaaatcttttatttaaacatattcCCTTTTTTGAGGTGAGAAAACACATTTGGCAGTTTTGGCACATTTAGCTAAATTGCACCAAAATGCTAGCTCTTCCTGGCATATTGCCCTCTAAAATGTATGTGGAACAAATATGCTTCAAGTAATTCAGTCCAGATCAGTCCACTATTTGATGTTGATAAATACAACCAAAGACTTATTTTAGGATATAAAAAgaattttcatggtgttttgcaatgttcatttacTGAAGAATTTTGCCAAGGCTCATAAaagtttgagtttttgtttgtttaatcacaaacaaATCAGACATAGTGACCATTGGAATaatggttccactggaaaaatgttcttttatttcttaCCTTCATGCGGGTAACAAACATTTGCATTTAGGAAGGGAGACAAATTAACATCGATGGCACTGAACTACATAACTAAGacacaaataaactacaaatcaAGGGGAAATACTAACAATGACCtaagagaaataaaatccaaatttacaatgaacaaaacacaagaataaactaaacacaaagggtATGAAATAATGGCAACACCTTTCTAACAATAATGAGCACAGGGAAACAAACTGAATAAGGCAAGACCTTAAGAACATaatgaaaaacaaggaaaatgatcaaaaacaaataactaaaaCCCAAATATCTCTGGATCATGACAAAAACACCAATCCGAACATATGTTTAAAATCTGATGACATGCGGTAGATAAGCTGTTCCATGTGCAGCATGAAGGAGGGACAGAATAGGTTTGGTGTGAACTAAAAATGCACTTCAaaggcttcctgctcacagaTGACTTTGGTCCAGTTTGCAGGAGTTGCTTGGCTCCAACTCTTTGTGTGATACAGCCACACATACATAATCACTGTATATGAGCCAGTTGAATCTAGTTCATCTATCCAGAACCTTCAAATGAGAAACGCAAACCTCAGTAAGTGACGAATAAAATAGAAATCCTTCACACACATAATTTAACACAGTGAAGTGTAACACATGCCAGGAAAGAAAAACCAagaacagttttgtttacagCCAGTTTTCCActgactttaaaacattttgcatagaaaaaaaaacaaaaaaaaaacgctcTTTAGACACAGATATGGCACCTCTCATTTTACCAATTACCATTATTCCCAGTGTCAGGAAAAAACTACATCTAATTCTATGACATTAGGCATGAATgccttataaataaaaaaaaaaacaagtgaagttgcatttgttgcatttattaattcttaaataatatattctgaTATATTATTTTTGGATGCATGGATTTGGAAAACGTCTTCCATCACTCTGAGATATGTAGAATTGTGGCTTTAGCGCTTATAATTATAATAGTTAACTAATGTCAAACAACAGCTGCAACTGCACTCCTTACCCTGACCCTCACAGTACAACAACTCAAAGCATCTGTTTTCTATAACATCTCAATTCTTGCATGAACTCACAGGGttttggtgcctatctccagcagtggtTCCATATGCttcaaaaatgaaacctttttattattatatttattttatggaaTATTCCAGAGAAACCAAGAAACATAATGTGCTGGTAATTTGTGTATGAAAATATCCAGTCTTTGAACTTTAGATATTTAgtatctaaaattatttaaatacattcaAAAACTCACCAGAATCatgtaaacattaaattaatcaGATTTCTTTATCTGAGGTGAAACCTCTTACCCGAGAGTGTAATTATGACCATCACCCAAGATCATGTTGTCAGTGTTTTGTTGCCTCAGCCAGTAGTAGTCTGTGGTTTGTTGGTTAATGAGGAATACCTGTAAGTCATaatattgttttgaaaaatgaaattctgGAGATTTAAACTTGTGAAACTGATGTTGGGACTGACTTGTTCTTGCAGGTTCATAATACCAAACAGTTTTATGATTCTGTTCTGACAGTACCGCTGACTTTGTTCCCAGCTTATTTTGGAATCACTGTCATCACTGAACAGGTAGCATGATTTATTGAACGACATCCAGCCTTTCGGACACAGCTGACATTCTGCAGTCAGTGACAACGAATTAGTGTCAGATTTACTGCCGAGTTGGAGAGATTACAACAAATAGTAACCTTGGAACATCAAACATTTGCTTACATACAGTTTAGCCCAAACTTATTCATACTCCTGCAGattcaaaatacaatttttattttatttcaaccaagaagtttgttacTAATAAAAATTAGATTAGACATATCTTAAAAGATAATTGCTAAAAAGGTTTTATCATATTTCCACTGGGATTTGATGATTTATCAATAATGATGAGCTTgcgtctttgaggttggaatgCTTCATTTCTAACTCTATCAGACTGCACTCAGGACTTTGGCTGGGCTActccaaaaagcaaaaatgtcttccagtcaggagAAACATGTGGGTTTAAACCTGAATCTGCATCATGATGGGCTTAACTgtacatgttttaaaacatcatctaaCCTTAACCGATCTTCATAGTAAGGTACTCACTTTGGTCTGGGCAGTATTCATTTACCGGAAAGGTGTCGAATGACAGCATGTATTTAAGTGTTTGGCTGTGTATGTCCAGTAGCTCAGTGTGTCTTCTGATGTCTTTTTCCTGTTGTTTCATTTCCCAACTGCCTTTAAATGAgaggaaacagaaggaaaaatcaAACAAGCCTTTTTTCTGTTCTCCTGACGACAGAATTTCTGCTGAGCTGCAGTAGACTAATCAATGAAAGCACAAGTTCTGTGACTCTAAGGCCTTCTAACTGATTTGTTGGACTAAAATGACATAATGAAAGTTAAGTGTAAGGACAAAAATACTTACCCCAGGAGATGAGTCCAAAGCTCACCAGCAGCAGGACACAAAGTATCCCCACAGAAACCGGCAGCAGACGGGAGGAAGAACAAACTGGTCTGTTATTATCTGTTTGTAAAGAATAAACCCAGATATCTTAATAGAATCATTGTTATAACAAAAGGATGAAAGTATTTATTTACAACACTCTGAAATATATTTCCTGAGATAGTATTTTTTCAAAAGCCCTAAATGTGAATTCTGATACATTTTCCACAATTGCTGCATTTTCTGCTTTTAGATAAATATTAACCTCTTGTAACCCAAGgtgtttttgtgaagtttgtgctGAAAATTACATGGCCAAATATAATTGAGTTTTTCTCAGCAATTACAAACTCTATTTAAATAAGCTTGGTGTGAAATTAAAGGTAACACTCTGGAGATTCAATCAGAAGTGTAAATATCACAGTTGCAACTATTGTTTCAGAGATAATGAGGatgccataactgccataattGTTCCTGTATTGTACAATATATAAACCTTTAAGAAATATCATGAAGAAGGCTACAAACTTTAGAAAACCCTAAATCCACTTGTGGACATTACCTGTGCAAAGTTTAATGCAGCTGAGGTGAACTAAAGCAAAGTTACAGAGGTTTTAGTAAAGACATACATAAGCGTTTTTACCATTTGCAAAAGTGgatatttcttgtgtttttacttaaaaaatgtaataagctactttttacatgtctaaaacagcctgtttttgatttttgttttgttttgttttgttattattactCACATctattttttaatcattttcaatAGAACAAGAAAATGCTATGTTGAATCATACTGGAGCACATTTATTGAACAGGAAGcaccagtgtaaaaaaaaaaaatcaatcttcGCAATAAAATACGTAACAGCTtcgctaaaaataaaataaaataaatttattgaCCACTAGGAATGAATGTGTGTTCACCACACCTGTTTTACCGGGCAGGTATGTAGAGGCTAATTACTGATGCAAATCTTCCACTGTGTGGCTTACAAATCCATTTATTACGGGACATCATGACGCActagtgtaaaaagaaaatcaatcttTAAACGTATTTCgcaataaaaatttaaattacatACCTTTCAAGCAGCAGAACTGCATAATCCAGCTCACCATAACATCTTTGTCTTCAGATGAGGAATTTTCTGCACTGACTTCAGTACCGCAGTCCATTGTAGATAGCTCCAAATCTTCGTTGTAGAACTTTGTGTGGGAAGCCATTgtgtttcaaaaacaaacacacgaACACGCGAAATGATAACCACAGCGCATAAACAGCCAGAGGTAGGAAGGTGCGGTGCGCAACAGCTGTGACTGCGCCTTGCGCTACAGCGTGCTCACTGTTTATAAAAGCCTGCATTACGCGCGCCAATAAATCGAGTTTGGATTGGCCGAATTGCACAAATGACCCCTCCTTTTTATCCTTAGAGCCAGTAGAGTAAAGTTATATACACGTCTTTCACGTCAATCCCACCAATCAGGAAGCAGAGGCCGAGATTTCCGGTGAAACCATTTTGTAGAGTGCCTTTACTTCCTGCatttttctgattcaactgcttgtTGTTTAAACCGTGTTTGGTGTTcgtagaaatggtttatatcagcttttagccaagagtTTGATGTTTCAGAGGATACCACACATGTCTATGTTTAAGTAAGGGAAATTTGAGCaataaacatagaaaaaaaaggaaCCTGGAGCTTTCCCCGTTTCCAGGGAGGTGGGGCTTaagttaataaaacaataaacatctGAGGGAAGGAAATAAGGAAAGAATAAATTCACAAATGTTTACATTTGGTGTttgagatgagatgagatggCTTTATGTGATTTTTCTGTCAACTTAAACTAATCACAAACTAAAAATATCACAAGTCTTctccaataaaaataattgttataGAATGATTTCTGTGCTTATAGAAACATGGAAGTGATTTCCAGCTCTGGTGTGTCCTTCTATATTTCTTCAGTAATGCTGTTTACATCCATCTCTGATGGCtggaaaacacatgaaaaaaatcagaaactgCTGGAGATGATTTAAAGAAGAACCATGGATCTCTGCAGTGACTCGGTGAGGAACGTCTCCTCTTCCCCTGAAGCCTCTGAAGACTGAACTCACACGATGCCTATTTTCTGTGATCTGACTGTGATAAACAGGAACCGTGAAATGACTTGTTTGGTTTTGGATTTTCTAAATTGAAATTATTACTGCTGATTTACATTAAATTCACAAATAAACACGTTaaattgaaaaccatttaaTCTTCATTCCTTATCTGTTTAAATGGAAGTTTTGTCATGAACCAGAGGTGTTGGTTACGGTTTTCATTTGGGTTcatgtttttcagtattttccttgttttgttcTATCAGATCATGCTATATTAGTTCacctttatttgcttttatttgttaggtgtttttcatgcttttctttGCATTCTAATTTTCTAGTTAATCTTGTGTTCTTTTTAATTAGAGTTATTTCTGTTAGTAATCTTTGTTGGATTATTCATAGAATCTTTGTTTAGTTCCAGTTATGTTCTTACTTTCACTCTCTCCCGCTGTTTTTGGTATCAGCTTCATTCTGCCTGGTTTTGATTTGaagttctgtttagtttctCTGCACGTCATGTTCTTTATTTGCTTTACTTTAGTTCATTTGATTTATCAGATTCATTCTGGTGTTGAGGTGTTTGTTTCTTTCTAGATTCctatgttagatgttttagtttgaaatTTCATGTTTTCTACTTGTTCAAGTTATTTTGTAGTCTCATCGTTTacttgtttctgttcatttatcTCCCTGCACTCCCAGCTCATCTGTCTTAATTAGGCACTATCCCTCAGTTGCCTTCAGTCTCCTTTCCACCAGCTGTTTCTGATTCCCTTCTGATTTGGTCCCTTGATTCATTGGCCCATTCTCCACTCTCCTTCAGTATTTATACTTTCTAGATGCCATTGCTCTCCACTGGTTCCCCTGAAAACTATGCTGCATAATACCCTGACTTCTCACCGCTCCATGTCCTTAGACCTGCCTGTGTTTTCCATGTCCTGCCTGCATTTGTAAGTTTATGGATTCATATCATTGAATACTTTCatcaactcaccatgctgcttcctcgctcttgtctgcactttggtcctgcaaaAACCTCACCCAACATGACAGCTTCATGCGAATGAGTCTTCCTGTTTTCACACTGGACTAGGCACTTCCTCATTCTCCTCATGCCTACCTGTGAGTATTAGTCTTTCCtctattaatttttttcaattcaCCATGCTGCACCAGCCTGTCTGCATTTGAGTCCTGTACAAGAGCTTTTCTTGAAACAACTCGagtattttacatttgtgtGACCTTCAAGTCCATATATttgtaggctttattttaattgtctttgtaGAAGGtagaaaagtgaaaaaacaggAACTACAAAAAGGACTGCtttgaatttgtttatttaaaataccaCTGAAGATTTGCATTaatgcacaaataaaataagCTTAACTGAAATGCTTATCAGAAGcctttttttaatgttcagTCATCTGACCTCAAGTTACATATTTCATCTTTAAATCTGAGTTTATTTGCCTCCTCTGTGTTCAATATATTGTtcatagaaaaatctaaatccTAAGTGTGGCACGGAGAGCTAGCAAGAGTAGATCTAGTCTGAACTGGACATTTCATAGACAATAAGTTGATTTAGGACACACATAGTGAAACAGATACTGAACAGAATgacatatgatttttttttttactatcaaTTCGCCCTTTTGATCATAAAAGACATTGTTTCTTATGTGATTGACAATTGACCAAGGAAAAATTCATGCCCAGTGAAAGGATCTAAATAATACACAAAAAAAGATACATTTCTTCAGTCAATCCAACCAGTGATTCAATGGGTGCCATAAGACAAATGATTATACAGTAAAATGATTGCATtatagattaaaaataaaatgaacacttAAGTATATATTGATTAAAAGTCTACAGGACAAATGaaaggagctcggagtagagcggctgctcctccacattgagaggagtcagttgaggtggcccgggcatctataccggaggcctcctggacgccttcctcgggaggtgttccaggcacgtcccaccgggaggaggcccaggggacggcccaggacacgctggagggactatgtctctcggctggcctgggaacgccttgggctccccctggaggagctggaggaggtgtctagggagagggacgtctgggtgtctctgctgagtctgctgccccggcgacccggtcccggataaaacggaagacgatgagtacgagcaTGAGGACAAATGAttggaatgaaaataaaataaaataaatctacagCATAAATGACAAATGAGCGTTCTCCAAATTAAATGTGCCCAGAGAACAAGGAAATGTAAAACATACGGGTGCTGAACCCACGTAGGACGTATTTGAATGTGtcaaaataaaaccagataTAGTTAGATTTGTAGCTGCTGAAAAACCATAAGGAAACATTAGGGAGTAATAAGAAAAGTCCATTATCCAGGGAAAATACTTCATAGGAGTCAAGGAAATAAGAGCTATTACAGGGAGCTAGTGTGTATGGTGAAAGGAAAGACAACACTGTAGTAATATTAGCTGACCATAGTGATGACGTTGGTGTAGCATGTGGCAGATGCGCACAGATAAAACAACTAACCTTTGTGACCTTAAGTGCAGTATGAGGTGCGAGCTACCACTAGAGTATCTCTTTTACTCACACATAAAGGAAGTGATGCTTTcaggaataaaaatgtttttaacagatcACAGCGAAAATCAGAACAATTTTTATTAACAACAAGGCAGTCAATAACTGTCTTTTCATTTCTTCTCAACATCTTGAGTCCAGGATGTCCTGATTTGAAGAAATGTAGATGTGTGctcttcttctctctttttttttgttaggaggagaaaaatatataaaatagaaACCAGATATCTTCACCCAACCTCTTCAAAAGCTCAACAGCTGTCTAGCAATAACAATCCTTTGTCTTGTAGTGGGCCTTTGTCCTGGATTAGTTATTCAGGTGGTGAGACTAGCAAAGGATCCTGCACCTCCTGTGATCCAGGTGTATCCAGTGGTCCTAGGGGATCCTGTGCTGGGGCCTATGGGGGTGGTGGAACCTTCCTGCAGTGCGATGCGTGGATCCAAGGGACGTGGTGTTCGACCTTAACAGCCGTGTGGGTCACCAGCAGCACCTGGAATGGCCCCTGCCGACACTTGGAATACCAGTGTTTCCTGCAGAAGTCGGAGGTCCCTGACGACAACCCAGTCCCCAGGAACGGAAGCTTTAACATGTATGGCATTCTCATCTATAATCAAGGAGCAAGGCACTGTTGTAGCCCATTGGCTTGGGCCGAAGTCCCTCTCGAATGTAGCTGTAAGAATTATGGttgttgattaattaatatttatcaagaacattttttttatttcttaaccaaaaatccttacttacaaatagaaatcagagatgtcctctggtgttgtgattatgggctcaaaccTCTTTAATGATTACAATTAGcaattcatcattaataattgataaattattaaccaaaactacaaaatgtcactgttattCAACCGCTTCTCCGAatggtgggggaacttcgaccttgttttgacagataaatcactcttgcatgaaataaacacaaacgcttctcttaattatatatatgaagatttattgaagccaaataatcctgatataccattattctggtccaaaaaccttcacctaactagccagcactattctacacaaagggaataaaaatgactaataataaaagaaaaatatatgcgcattgagtgtctatgaagatcaaaccagcagttttatggacaaaatgtgtaatttgggttaaatggaaagagaagacctcctggtgctgatgtctcAATTGCAGTGATCAGCTGGTAAAACAGTGGGGCCACACCCCTTTAgcctctagcagctgattgccccaaatctcgaacaaagagtcataaaactctgaggcgggaactcagtggaataAAACTGGTGCAAAGGAGTGGTCAGCCGAGGCCCAGACCACAGGTGATTTGAatgaaaaaacttttaaaagtccaacttctaactcctggctgatttgggatcagccggacaaaaacatgaacacacatgattcagcagcgcttgcacagcaaatcaaaacacagctcagcataaaacacttcaatcagtattgcatgcaacaggttgataccttggattaactactggtgattctaaatcaccttaactatgcctcatcctgcccagacctctaaatgcaccaatccagtttaatataaaaaagaacaaaattactttgacgttgattac
This genomic stretch from Girardinichthys multiradiatus isolate DD_20200921_A chromosome 3, DD_fGirMul_XY1, whole genome shotgun sequence harbors:
- the LOC124865355 gene encoding C-type lectin domain family 7 member A-like — its product is MASHTKFYNEDLELSTMDCGTEVSAENSSSEDKDVMVSWIMQFCCLKDNNRPVCSSSRLLPVSVGILCVLLLVSFGLISWGSWEMKQQEKDIRRHTELLDIHSQTLKYMLSFDTFPVNEYCPDQKCQLCPKGWMSFNKSCYLFSDDSDSKISWEQSQRYCQNRIIKLFGIMNLQEQVFLINQQTTDYYWLRQQNTDNMILGDGHNYTLGFWIDELDSTGSYTVIMYVWLYHTKSWSQATPANWTKVICEQEAFEVHF